In one window of Xiphophorus hellerii strain 12219 chromosome 23, Xiphophorus_hellerii-4.1, whole genome shotgun sequence DNA:
- the tmem271 gene encoding transmembrane protein 271: MKLSGKGLCTVCSSALLFVCALSEVVVGLRCVSLGSTVKAHFHLGAAAGAFYSGLLVGTGQVLLGSAMVCCVRKPGCRNFFLLGVVVFLLGVLTAFSGAVVDGDTASLVERKFSHYCFHSVFVNSACQQLREYQRTLVISTVLSTLECLLGLLNLVIIKRYKAEQFSRSRQRQRGGGPIVFSEERDCSAAGLQPVSYINLGVFSVLDETGAEVQRGGHPSIDLPGYWPWDPELNHCFPFSYPIPSELPPAYEDIFPAEACNT, translated from the coding sequence ATGAAGTTGAGTGGGAAAGGACTGTGCACCGTGTGCTCCAGCGCCCTCCTCTTCGTGTGCGCCCTGAGCGAAGTTGTCGTTGGATTAAGATGCGTCTCGCTGGGATCTACGGTGAAGGCGCACTTCCACCTCGGCGCCGCCGCCGGGGCTTTCTACTCCGGGCTGCTGGTGGGGACCGGCCAGGTGCTGCTGGGCTCGGCGATGGTCTGTTGCGTGCGGAAGCCCGGCTGCCGGAATTTCTTCCTCCTGGGTGTTGTTGTCTTCTTGCTGGGGGTCCTCACCGCCTTCTCCGGCGCGGTCGTGGACGGGGACACGGCTTCTTTGGTGGAGAGGAAATTTTCCCACTACTGCTTCCACTCCGTGTTTGTGAACTCCGCCTGCCAGCAGCTGCGGGAGTACCAGCGGACCCTGGTCATCTCCACCGTCCTCAGCACTTTGGAGTGCCTGCTGGGGCTCCTCAACCTGGTTATCATCAAGCGCTACAAGGCGGAGCAGTTCTCTAGGAGCCGGCAGCGGCAGCGCGGCGGGGGGCCGATCGTGTTCAGCGAGGAGCGGGACTGCTCGGCGGCGGGGCTCCAGCCGGTGTCCTACATCAACCTGGGGGTGTTCAGCGTGCTGGACGAGACGGGGGCCGAGGTGCAGCGCGGGGGCCACCCGTCCATCGACCTGCCCGGATACTGGCCCTGGGACCCGGAGCTCAACCACTGCTTCCCATTCTCATACCCGATCCCCAGCGAACTGCCGCCGGCCTACGAGGACATTTTCCCCGCCGAGGCATGCAACACATAG